One window of the Parasphingopyxis algicola genome contains the following:
- a CDS encoding metallophosphatase domain-containing protein yields MSVSVTIISDTHAMHGSLSLPGGDILIHCGDMLDLFDRDAAALTDIDDWFGRQDYPTILVTGGNHDLALEAALARTKQPFRNARYLQDERLTVEGLDIYAAPWVPELASHAFHLDDDALRDRWAAIPSGLDILVTHVPPAGILDHSSRGHSHGCPHLAAQIERIAPRLHCFGHVHASASQVRIGDTLFVNASSAISGERAVRAPFVLDVEPGRTA; encoded by the coding sequence ATGTCCGTTTCCGTCACCATCATCAGCGATACTCATGCGATGCACGGATCGCTGTCACTGCCGGGCGGCGATATCCTGATCCATTGCGGCGACATGCTCGATCTTTTCGACCGGGACGCGGCGGCGTTGACGGATATCGACGACTGGTTCGGGCGGCAGGATTACCCAACAATCCTTGTCACCGGCGGCAATCATGACCTTGCCCTGGAGGCCGCGCTGGCGCGCACGAAGCAGCCGTTCCGCAATGCCCGCTACCTTCAGGACGAACGGCTCACCGTCGAAGGACTGGATATCTACGCCGCGCCCTGGGTCCCCGAACTGGCAAGCCATGCCTTCCATCTCGACGATGACGCGCTGCGCGACAGATGGGCGGCAATCCCTTCGGGGCTCGATATCCTGGTGACCCATGTGCCGCCCGCCGGGATACTGGACCACTCGAGCCGCGGCCATTCGCATGGTTGTCCGCACTTGGCCGCACAGATCGAACGGATCGCTCCGCGCCTCCATTGTTTCGGCCATGTCCATGCCAGCGCGAGCCAGGTCCGCATCGGCGATACGCTGTTCGTTAACGCGAGCTCGGCGATCAGCGGTGAGCGCGCCGTGAGAGCCCCATTCGTGCTGGACGTCGAGCCGGGTCGCACGGCATAG